The Toxorhynchites rutilus septentrionalis strain SRP chromosome 3, ASM2978413v1, whole genome shotgun sequence genome includes a region encoding these proteins:
- the LOC129776747 gene encoding ribosome biogenesis protein SPATA5 isoform X2 encodes MPPKSAKKDKTGWWKCEKCKLSVLTSELSIHQQDNCQNLECLSGYITEAGRFSSNRFECGKLSSFEELQDISETQQNGLILLTSVVMNRIGLTLGDSVEISTLLPDEQVGDSFIRNVWPIDDKHGARVICSNIDELQNPEQTTNLRISLARFANSVAIADCLNLKLMDESCSEQLRQNKRTFLKLFRRQYIRRILTEQHMLRLKLCNKILTFEVTNVTFRNTQSNGIENQMNEMTLNKRYFEIDRDTKFSTSTSQQNEKQNVSKVNLSKVGGNDNIIKEIQDIAMIALGMLNYSQNAPISRGILVYGASGVGKSLLVDSVAEHFKCHVIKINCTEIFSRFYGESENNITRLFNRAFNNYPSPTIIIVEDVHNLCPKNESTEIIKRTSLAFINLLDSLHKSTKGGRILLLCTTENPENLNLSLRRSGRIDYEVEIPVPSAEARAQILSKILSRFNHVLRPGEIVKIAHITHGYVGADLDSLVGRAMRDTNTSINYSDLASALQHVKASAMREIMIECPNVHWKDIGGQEDLKLQLRQMIEWPILRPEIFTRLGIAPPRGLLMFGPPGCSKTMIAKALATESKVNFLTIKGSELFSMWVGESERAVRELFRKARQVAPSIVFFDEIDAIGGERSAESGSSVKERVLAQILTEIDGVSVLKNVKIIAATNRPDLIDKALMRPGRLDRIIYVRLPDAKTREDIFRIKLSKIPTTHDVDVGNLVSRTNGYSGSEIEAVCQEAVLKALEESFDTLEISNKFFDHALHVVKPRTSSELLQLYESYLEQ; translated from the exons ATGCCACCGAAATCTGCTAAAAAAGATAAAACGGGTTGGTGGAAATGCGAAAAGTGCAAATTATCAGTTTTGACCAGTGAATTATCGATACATCAACAGGACAATTGTCAAAATTTGGAATGTTTGAGTGGTTACATTACGGAAGCCGGCCGATTTTCCAGCAACCGTTTTGAATGTGGAAAGCTATCCTCGTTTGAAGAACTGCAGGACATCAGCGAAACGCAGCAGAATGGCTTGATTCTTCTCACCTCGGTAGTAATGAATAGAATCGGTTTAACATTGGGGGATAGCGTTGAAATTTCAACACTTTTGCCAGATGAGCAAGTCGGGGATTCGTTTATTAGGAATGTATGGCCAATCGATGACAAGCATGGAGCTCGAGTTATATGTTCGAATATTG ATGAACTACAAAACCCTGAACAAACGACGAACCTAAGAATATCATTAGCACGATTTGCGAATTCAGTTGCAATTGCTGATTGCTTAAATCTTAAGCTCATGGATGAAAGTTGTTCGGAACAATTACGACAAAAcaaacgtacatttttgaaattatttcgAAGGCAATACATCAGACGGATATTGACTGAACAGCATATGCTTCGGCTAAAACTTTGTAATAAAATTCTCACGTTCGAAGTAACAAACGTCACTTTCAGAAATACTCAATCGAACGGAATTGAGAACCAAATGAATGAGATGACATTGAATAAAAGATACTTTGAGATTGATCGTGATAcaaaattttccacttccaCCAGCCAGCAGAATGAAAAGCAAAATGTCTCGAAGGTGAATTTGAGTAAGGTCGGCGGTAATGATAACATTATCAAAGAAATTCAGGATATAGCAATGATTGCATTGGGTATGTTGAATTATTCACAAAATGCTCCCATCAGTAGAGGCATTTTAGTTTACGGAGCTTCTGGTGTTGGAAAAAGCTTGTTAGTTGATTCAGTTGCCGAACATTTTAAATGTCACGTAATAAAAATCAATTGCACGGAGATATTCAGCAGGTTTTACGGAGAGTCGGAGAATAACATCACACGATTATTCAACAGAGCCTTCAATAATTATCCGAGCCCTACAATAATAATTGTTGAAGACGTTCACAATTTATGTCCCAAAAATGAAAGTACCGAAATAATCAAACGAACGTCTCTCGCTTTTATTAATCTTCTAGACAGTCTACATAAATCGACAAAAGGAGGGAGGATCCTTTTATTGTGCACTACAGAAAAtccggaaaatttgaatttatcgCTACGAAGAAGCGGCCGGATAGATTATGAAGTCGAAATTCCGGTTCCTAGTGCTGAAGCTCGCGCacaaattttatcaaaaatattgtCAAGATTCAACCACGTTTTGCGACCAGGAGAAATTGTCAAAATTGCTCATATCACACACGGTTACGTTGGTGCTGATTTGGACAGTTTGGTAGGACGAGCAATGCGAGACACAAACACATCCATCAACTATTCAGATTTAGCGTCTGCTTTGCAGCATGTTAAAGCCAGTGCTATGAGAGAAATAATGATCGAATGTCCGAATGTGCACTGGAAAGACATAGGAGGTCAAGAGGATTTGAAACTACAACTTCGTCAAATGATAGAATGGCCAATTCTTCGTCCGGAAATATTCACCCGACTGGGCATTGCTCCACCCCGAGGTCTTTTAATGTTTGGCCCGCCTGGTTGTTCGAAGACAATGATCGCAAAAGCTTTGGCTACTGAAAGCAAGGTGAATTTCCTTACCATTAAAGGCTCCGAGCTCTTTTCCATGTGGGTTGGCGAATCAGAACGTGCAGTGCGAGAATTGTTTCGTAAAGCTCGCCAAGTTGCTCCGTCGATAGTATTTTTCGACGAAATTGATGCCATTGGCGGTGAACGATCCGCAGAGTCGGGAAGCTCGGTTAAGGAGAGAGTTTTGGCACAAATTTTGACCGAAATAGACGGAGTGAGTGTAttgaaaaatgttaaaattatcGCTGCCACCAATCGTCCCGATTTAATCGACAAAGCATTGATGAGACCAGGTAGACTCGATCGAATAATTTACGTCCGATTACCGGATGCTAAAACAAGAGAGGACATTTTTCGAATTAAACTATCTAAGATCCCAACGACCCACGATGTAGATGTAGGAAATCTCGTTAGTCGAACGAATGGTTATTCTGGGTCTGAAATTGAAGCCGTCTGCCAGGAAGCAGTTTTAAAAGCATTAGAGGAATCATTCGATACATTAGAAATTTCAAACAAGTTCTTCGATCATGCGTTGCATGTAGTGAAACCACGCACCAGCTCAGAACTGTTGCAGCTATACGAGAGCTATTTAGAACAATAG
- the LOC129776747 gene encoding ribosome biogenesis protein SPATA5 isoform X1 — protein sequence MQNLNRIVNKQHVPYIRVLFIPSKCHRNLLKKIKRDNCQNLECLSGYITEAGRFSSNRFECGKLSSFEELQDISETQQNGLILLTSVVMNRIGLTLGDSVEISTLLPDEQVGDSFIRNVWPIDDKHGARVICSNIDELQNPEQTTNLRISLARFANSVAIADCLNLKLMDESCSEQLRQNKRTFLKLFRRQYIRRILTEQHMLRLKLCNKILTFEVTNVTFRNTQSNGIENQMNEMTLNKRYFEIDRDTKFSTSTSQQNEKQNVSKVNLSKVGGNDNIIKEIQDIAMIALGMLNYSQNAPISRGILVYGASGVGKSLLVDSVAEHFKCHVIKINCTEIFSRFYGESENNITRLFNRAFNNYPSPTIIIVEDVHNLCPKNESTEIIKRTSLAFINLLDSLHKSTKGGRILLLCTTENPENLNLSLRRSGRIDYEVEIPVPSAEARAQILSKILSRFNHVLRPGEIVKIAHITHGYVGADLDSLVGRAMRDTNTSINYSDLASALQHVKASAMREIMIECPNVHWKDIGGQEDLKLQLRQMIEWPILRPEIFTRLGIAPPRGLLMFGPPGCSKTMIAKALATESKVNFLTIKGSELFSMWVGESERAVRELFRKARQVAPSIVFFDEIDAIGGERSAESGSSVKERVLAQILTEIDGVSVLKNVKIIAATNRPDLIDKALMRPGRLDRIIYVRLPDAKTREDIFRIKLSKIPTTHDVDVGNLVSRTNGYSGSEIEAVCQEAVLKALEESFDTLEISNKFFDHALHVVKPRTSSELLQLYESYLEQ from the exons atgCAGAATTTGAAtcgcattgtaaacaaacagcaCGTGCCCTATATTCGTGTTTTATTTATCCCGTCGAAATGCCACCGAAATCTGCTAAAAAAGATAAAACGG GACAATTGTCAAAATTTGGAATGTTTGAGTGGTTACATTACGGAAGCCGGCCGATTTTCCAGCAACCGTTTTGAATGTGGAAAGCTATCCTCGTTTGAAGAACTGCAGGACATCAGCGAAACGCAGCAGAATGGCTTGATTCTTCTCACCTCGGTAGTAATGAATAGAATCGGTTTAACATTGGGGGATAGCGTTGAAATTTCAACACTTTTGCCAGATGAGCAAGTCGGGGATTCGTTTATTAGGAATGTATGGCCAATCGATGACAAGCATGGAGCTCGAGTTATATGTTCGAATATTG ATGAACTACAAAACCCTGAACAAACGACGAACCTAAGAATATCATTAGCACGATTTGCGAATTCAGTTGCAATTGCTGATTGCTTAAATCTTAAGCTCATGGATGAAAGTTGTTCGGAACAATTACGACAAAAcaaacgtacatttttgaaattatttcgAAGGCAATACATCAGACGGATATTGACTGAACAGCATATGCTTCGGCTAAAACTTTGTAATAAAATTCTCACGTTCGAAGTAACAAACGTCACTTTCAGAAATACTCAATCGAACGGAATTGAGAACCAAATGAATGAGATGACATTGAATAAAAGATACTTTGAGATTGATCGTGATAcaaaattttccacttccaCCAGCCAGCAGAATGAAAAGCAAAATGTCTCGAAGGTGAATTTGAGTAAGGTCGGCGGTAATGATAACATTATCAAAGAAATTCAGGATATAGCAATGATTGCATTGGGTATGTTGAATTATTCACAAAATGCTCCCATCAGTAGAGGCATTTTAGTTTACGGAGCTTCTGGTGTTGGAAAAAGCTTGTTAGTTGATTCAGTTGCCGAACATTTTAAATGTCACGTAATAAAAATCAATTGCACGGAGATATTCAGCAGGTTTTACGGAGAGTCGGAGAATAACATCACACGATTATTCAACAGAGCCTTCAATAATTATCCGAGCCCTACAATAATAATTGTTGAAGACGTTCACAATTTATGTCCCAAAAATGAAAGTACCGAAATAATCAAACGAACGTCTCTCGCTTTTATTAATCTTCTAGACAGTCTACATAAATCGACAAAAGGAGGGAGGATCCTTTTATTGTGCACTACAGAAAAtccggaaaatttgaatttatcgCTACGAAGAAGCGGCCGGATAGATTATGAAGTCGAAATTCCGGTTCCTAGTGCTGAAGCTCGCGCacaaattttatcaaaaatattgtCAAGATTCAACCACGTTTTGCGACCAGGAGAAATTGTCAAAATTGCTCATATCACACACGGTTACGTTGGTGCTGATTTGGACAGTTTGGTAGGACGAGCAATGCGAGACACAAACACATCCATCAACTATTCAGATTTAGCGTCTGCTTTGCAGCATGTTAAAGCCAGTGCTATGAGAGAAATAATGATCGAATGTCCGAATGTGCACTGGAAAGACATAGGAGGTCAAGAGGATTTGAAACTACAACTTCGTCAAATGATAGAATGGCCAATTCTTCGTCCGGAAATATTCACCCGACTGGGCATTGCTCCACCCCGAGGTCTTTTAATGTTTGGCCCGCCTGGTTGTTCGAAGACAATGATCGCAAAAGCTTTGGCTACTGAAAGCAAGGTGAATTTCCTTACCATTAAAGGCTCCGAGCTCTTTTCCATGTGGGTTGGCGAATCAGAACGTGCAGTGCGAGAATTGTTTCGTAAAGCTCGCCAAGTTGCTCCGTCGATAGTATTTTTCGACGAAATTGATGCCATTGGCGGTGAACGATCCGCAGAGTCGGGAAGCTCGGTTAAGGAGAGAGTTTTGGCACAAATTTTGACCGAAATAGACGGAGTGAGTGTAttgaaaaatgttaaaattatcGCTGCCACCAATCGTCCCGATTTAATCGACAAAGCATTGATGAGACCAGGTAGACTCGATCGAATAATTTACGTCCGATTACCGGATGCTAAAACAAGAGAGGACATTTTTCGAATTAAACTATCTAAGATCCCAACGACCCACGATGTAGATGTAGGAAATCTCGTTAGTCGAACGAATGGTTATTCTGGGTCTGAAATTGAAGCCGTCTGCCAGGAAGCAGTTTTAAAAGCATTAGAGGAATCATTCGATACATTAGAAATTTCAAACAAGTTCTTCGATCATGCGTTGCATGTAGTGAAACCACGCACCAGCTCAGAACTGTTGCAGCTATACGAGAGCTATTTAGAACAATAG
- the LOC129776747 gene encoding ribosome biogenesis protein SPATA5 isoform X3, whose product MDESCSEQLRQNKRTFLKLFRRQYIRRILTEQHMLRLKLCNKILTFEVTNVTFRNTQSNGIENQMNEMTLNKRYFEIDRDTKFSTSTSQQNEKQNVSKVNLSKVGGNDNIIKEIQDIAMIALGMLNYSQNAPISRGILVYGASGVGKSLLVDSVAEHFKCHVIKINCTEIFSRFYGESENNITRLFNRAFNNYPSPTIIIVEDVHNLCPKNESTEIIKRTSLAFINLLDSLHKSTKGGRILLLCTTENPENLNLSLRRSGRIDYEVEIPVPSAEARAQILSKILSRFNHVLRPGEIVKIAHITHGYVGADLDSLVGRAMRDTNTSINYSDLASALQHVKASAMREIMIECPNVHWKDIGGQEDLKLQLRQMIEWPILRPEIFTRLGIAPPRGLLMFGPPGCSKTMIAKALATESKVNFLTIKGSELFSMWVGESERAVRELFRKARQVAPSIVFFDEIDAIGGERSAESGSSVKERVLAQILTEIDGVSVLKNVKIIAATNRPDLIDKALMRPGRLDRIIYVRLPDAKTREDIFRIKLSKIPTTHDVDVGNLVSRTNGYSGSEIEAVCQEAVLKALEESFDTLEISNKFFDHALHVVKPRTSSELLQLYESYLEQ is encoded by the coding sequence ATGGATGAAAGTTGTTCGGAACAATTACGACAAAAcaaacgtacatttttgaaattatttcgAAGGCAATACATCAGACGGATATTGACTGAACAGCATATGCTTCGGCTAAAACTTTGTAATAAAATTCTCACGTTCGAAGTAACAAACGTCACTTTCAGAAATACTCAATCGAACGGAATTGAGAACCAAATGAATGAGATGACATTGAATAAAAGATACTTTGAGATTGATCGTGATAcaaaattttccacttccaCCAGCCAGCAGAATGAAAAGCAAAATGTCTCGAAGGTGAATTTGAGTAAGGTCGGCGGTAATGATAACATTATCAAAGAAATTCAGGATATAGCAATGATTGCATTGGGTATGTTGAATTATTCACAAAATGCTCCCATCAGTAGAGGCATTTTAGTTTACGGAGCTTCTGGTGTTGGAAAAAGCTTGTTAGTTGATTCAGTTGCCGAACATTTTAAATGTCACGTAATAAAAATCAATTGCACGGAGATATTCAGCAGGTTTTACGGAGAGTCGGAGAATAACATCACACGATTATTCAACAGAGCCTTCAATAATTATCCGAGCCCTACAATAATAATTGTTGAAGACGTTCACAATTTATGTCCCAAAAATGAAAGTACCGAAATAATCAAACGAACGTCTCTCGCTTTTATTAATCTTCTAGACAGTCTACATAAATCGACAAAAGGAGGGAGGATCCTTTTATTGTGCACTACAGAAAAtccggaaaatttgaatttatcgCTACGAAGAAGCGGCCGGATAGATTATGAAGTCGAAATTCCGGTTCCTAGTGCTGAAGCTCGCGCacaaattttatcaaaaatattgtCAAGATTCAACCACGTTTTGCGACCAGGAGAAATTGTCAAAATTGCTCATATCACACACGGTTACGTTGGTGCTGATTTGGACAGTTTGGTAGGACGAGCAATGCGAGACACAAACACATCCATCAACTATTCAGATTTAGCGTCTGCTTTGCAGCATGTTAAAGCCAGTGCTATGAGAGAAATAATGATCGAATGTCCGAATGTGCACTGGAAAGACATAGGAGGTCAAGAGGATTTGAAACTACAACTTCGTCAAATGATAGAATGGCCAATTCTTCGTCCGGAAATATTCACCCGACTGGGCATTGCTCCACCCCGAGGTCTTTTAATGTTTGGCCCGCCTGGTTGTTCGAAGACAATGATCGCAAAAGCTTTGGCTACTGAAAGCAAGGTGAATTTCCTTACCATTAAAGGCTCCGAGCTCTTTTCCATGTGGGTTGGCGAATCAGAACGTGCAGTGCGAGAATTGTTTCGTAAAGCTCGCCAAGTTGCTCCGTCGATAGTATTTTTCGACGAAATTGATGCCATTGGCGGTGAACGATCCGCAGAGTCGGGAAGCTCGGTTAAGGAGAGAGTTTTGGCACAAATTTTGACCGAAATAGACGGAGTGAGTGTAttgaaaaatgttaaaattatcGCTGCCACCAATCGTCCCGATTTAATCGACAAAGCATTGATGAGACCAGGTAGACTCGATCGAATAATTTACGTCCGATTACCGGATGCTAAAACAAGAGAGGACATTTTTCGAATTAAACTATCTAAGATCCCAACGACCCACGATGTAGATGTAGGAAATCTCGTTAGTCGAACGAATGGTTATTCTGGGTCTGAAATTGAAGCCGTCTGCCAGGAAGCAGTTTTAAAAGCATTAGAGGAATCATTCGATACATTAGAAATTTCAAACAAGTTCTTCGATCATGCGTTGCATGTAGTGAAACCACGCACCAGCTCAGAACTGTTGCAGCTATACGAGAGCTATTTAGAACAATAG
- the LOC129776747 gene encoding uncharacterized protein LOC129776747 isoform X4, with product MQNLNRIVNKQHVPYIRVLFIPSKCHRNLLKKIKRDNCQNLECLSGYITEAGRFSSNRFECGKLSSFEELQDISETQQNGLILLTSMSKSGIRLLGMYGQSMTSMELELYVRILMNYKTLNKRRT from the exons atgCAGAATTTGAAtcgcattgtaaacaaacagcaCGTGCCCTATATTCGTGTTTTATTTATCCCGTCGAAATGCCACCGAAATCTGCTAAAAAAGATAAAACGG GACAATTGTCAAAATTTGGAATGTTTGAGTGGTTACATTACGGAAGCCGGCCGATTTTCCAGCAACCGTTTTGAATGTGGAAAGCTATCCTCGTTTGAAGAACTGCAGGACATCAGCGAAACGCAGCAGAATGGCTTGATTCTTCTCACCTCG ATGAGCAAGTCGGGGATTCGTTTATTAGGAATGTATGGCCAATCGATGACAAGCATGGAGCTCGAGTTATATGTTCGAATATTG ATGAACTACAAAACCCTGAACAAACGACGAACCTAA